The Streptomyces sp. cg36 genomic interval CGACAAACCCCACGAGAACGTCTTCACCGACGGCGGCAAATACCTCTGGAACATGGCGATCGGCGAGGTCAACACCGACCTGGACGCCCCCTGGCTCGACTGGACCAAGGGCGACCGGCACATCACGATCGTGGACGCGCACACCTTCAAGCAGGTGAAGACCATCGACATGCGCGAACGGCTCGACGCGTACGGCCGCACCGACCTCTCCGACGCCGTACGGCCCGTGGTCTTCACCCCCGACGAGTCCACGCTCTACTTCCAGGTGTCGTTCTTCAACGGGTTCCTTGAGTACGACATCGCCGCCGACCGGATCACCCGGCTCAAGACGCTCCCCAAGAACCCCGCCACCAGCGAGGACCGCACCACCTGGGTCAACGACTCGCGCCACCACGGGCTTTCCCTCAGCCCGGACGGAGCCAAGCTGTGCGTCGCGGGGACGATGGACGACTACGCGACGGTCGTCGACCGTTCAACGCTGCGGGAGGGCCCGCTGGTTCCCGCCTCCAAGCCGTACTGGGCGACCGTGAGCGGCGACGGCAAGTCCTGCGTCATCTCGGAGAGCGGGGCCGACCGGATCACCGCCATCGACTTCGCCACCGGCCGCAAGACCGTGTCGGTCGCGGTCGGCGACCACCCCCAGCGCGTCCGGATCGGCCATGTCCCCGCCGACTGGACCGGCCCCTCGGCGCACTGACCCGCCCGGATCCCCCGTCGCACATCGGCGCGTATGTCGGACAACAGCGAAACCCACTAGATGTCCTTTACGCGTCGAAGATCTGCTACGTTCTTGAT includes:
- a CDS encoding YncE family protein, translating into MSVSRTLGSLAAVAALVAAGTPASATGASASGATALREVMFVGNNWDGTADVVASGGDFARIGRVNVIPDKDQRLTEIYLNPIKLAYFLGIRQGPGEGHDQFVDDMYTTPDGSAVVVSRPSFADVVSIDLATGRVNWRFPVSGYRSDHMAVSPDGTEVAVSASTSNTVHVLDITTGRQLGSFATGDKPHENVFTDGGKYLWNMAIGEVNTDLDAPWLDWTKGDRHITIVDAHTFKQVKTIDMRERLDAYGRTDLSDAVRPVVFTPDESTLYFQVSFFNGFLEYDIAADRITRLKTLPKNPATSEDRTTWVNDSRHHGLSLSPDGAKLCVAGTMDDYATVVDRSTLREGPLVPASKPYWATVSGDGKSCVISESGADRITAIDFATGRKTVSVAVGDHPQRVRIGHVPADWTGPSAH